From Salvelinus sp. IW2-2015 linkage group LG18, ASM291031v2, whole genome shotgun sequence, a single genomic window includes:
- the nubp2 gene encoding cytosolic Fe-S cluster assembly factor nubp2 isoform X2, giving the protein MEQNNEGGNLAQVQHVVLILSGKGGVGKSTLTTELALALRHAGKKVGILDVDLCGPSIPRMLSVGKPEVHQCDSGWVPVYTDAQKSLALMSIGFLLEDPDEAVVWRGPKKTALIGQFVSDVAWGELDVLLVDTPPGTSDEHLAVLENLKKQHKVDGAILITTPQAVSTGDVRREITFCKKTGLRILGIVENMSGFVCPHCSECSNIFSKGGGEELAKLTGSVYLGSVPLDPLLTTSIEEGKDFIQTFPDSATFSAINSIAQTLLTSIQNP; this is encoded by the exons ATGGAACAAAACAATG AAGGTGGGAACTTGGCCCAGGTCCAACATGTGGTGTTGATCCTGTCTGGAAAAGGAGGGGTGGGCAAGAGCACCCTCACCACAGAGCTAGCCCTGGCCCTAAGACACGCAGGCAAGAAG GTTGGGATCCTGGACGTGGACCTGTGTGGTCCCAGTATCCCCCGCATGCTGAGTGTGGGCAAGCCAGAGGTGCACCAGTGTGACTCGGGCTGGGTGCCCGTCTACACAGATGCCCAGAAGAGCCTGGCGCTCATGTCCATAGGCTTCCTGCTGGAGGACCCAGACGAAGCAGTTGTCTGGAGGGGCCCAAAGAAAACGG CTCTGATTGGCCAGTTTGTGTCTGACGTGGCGTGGGGGGAACTGGACGTGCTCCTGGTGGACACCCCCCCGGGGACGTCAGACGAGCACCTGGCCGTCCTGGAAAACCTGAAGAAGCAGCACAAAGTGGACGGAGCCATTCTGATCACTACACCGCAG GCAGTATCGACGGGGGACGTCAGGAGAGAGATCACGTTCTGTAAGAAGACAGGCTTGCGCATCCTGGGGATTGTAGAGAACATGAGTGGATTCGTGTGTCCACACTGCTCT GAATGCAGTAATATCTTCTccaagggaggaggagaggagctggccAAGTTGACAGGATCAGTATATTTGG GCTCTGTGCCCCTGGACCCTCTGCTCACTACCAGTATAGAGGAGGGCAAAGACTTCATCCAGACATTCCCAGACAGCGCCACCTTCAGTGCCATCAACAGCATTGCACAGACCCTCCTAACAAGCATACAGAATCCCTGA
- the atp6v0cb gene encoding ATPase H+ transporting V0 subunit cb, which yields MSSESPEYSPFFAVMGASAAMVFSALGAAYGTAKSGTGIAAMSVMRPELIMKSIIPVVMAGIIAIYGLVVAVLIANNISEKVTLYKSFLHLGAGLSVGLSGLAAGFAIGIVGDAGVRGTAQQPRLFVGMILILIFAEVLGLYGLIVALILSTK from the exons ATGTCGTCCGAAAGCCCCGAATACTCTCCGTTCTTCGCAGTGATGGGTGCCTCTGCGGCTATGGTTTTCAGCG CCTTAGGAGCAGCCTATGGGACGGCTAAGAGTGGCACAGGGATCGCTGCCATGTCCGTGATGAGGCCGGAGCTCATCATGAAGTCCATCATCCCCGTGGTCATGGCGGGTATCATAGCCATCTACGGCCTGGTAGTAGCGGTGCTCATTGCCAACAACATCTCCGAGAAGGTCACCCTCTACAA GAGTTTCCTCCACCTGGGTGCAGGCCTGAGTGTGGGCTTGAGCGGGCTGGCAGCTGGCTTTGCCATCGGCATCGTAGGTGACGCGGGCGTTAGGGGCACGGCCCAGCAGCCCCGGCTTTTTGTGGGCATGATCCTCATCTTGATCTTCGCCGAGGTCCTCGGACTCTACGGTCTCATTGTGGCCCTCATCCTGTCCACGAAATAA
- the nubp2 gene encoding cytosolic Fe-S cluster assembly factor nubp2 isoform X1 codes for MEQNNGGNLAQVQHVVLILSGKGGVGKSTLTTELALALRHAGKKVGILDVDLCGPSIPRMLSVGKPEVHQCDSGWVPVYTDAQKSLALMSIGFLLEDPDEAVVWRGPKKTALIGQFVSDVAWGELDVLLVDTPPGTSDEHLAVLENLKKQHKVDGAILITTPQAVSTGDVRREITFCKKTGLRILGIVENMSGFVCPHCSECSNIFSKGGGEELAKLTGSVYLGSVPLDPLLTTSIEEGKDFIQTFPDSATFSAINSIAQTLLTSIQNP; via the exons ATGGAACAAAACAATG GTGGGAACTTGGCCCAGGTCCAACATGTGGTGTTGATCCTGTCTGGAAAAGGAGGGGTGGGCAAGAGCACCCTCACCACAGAGCTAGCCCTGGCCCTAAGACACGCAGGCAAGAAG GTTGGGATCCTGGACGTGGACCTGTGTGGTCCCAGTATCCCCCGCATGCTGAGTGTGGGCAAGCCAGAGGTGCACCAGTGTGACTCGGGCTGGGTGCCCGTCTACACAGATGCCCAGAAGAGCCTGGCGCTCATGTCCATAGGCTTCCTGCTGGAGGACCCAGACGAAGCAGTTGTCTGGAGGGGCCCAAAGAAAACGG CTCTGATTGGCCAGTTTGTGTCTGACGTGGCGTGGGGGGAACTGGACGTGCTCCTGGTGGACACCCCCCCGGGGACGTCAGACGAGCACCTGGCCGTCCTGGAAAACCTGAAGAAGCAGCACAAAGTGGACGGAGCCATTCTGATCACTACACCGCAG GCAGTATCGACGGGGGACGTCAGGAGAGAGATCACGTTCTGTAAGAAGACAGGCTTGCGCATCCTGGGGATTGTAGAGAACATGAGTGGATTCGTGTGTCCACACTGCTCT GAATGCAGTAATATCTTCTccaagggaggaggagaggagctggccAAGTTGACAGGATCAGTATATTTGG GCTCTGTGCCCCTGGACCCTCTGCTCACTACCAGTATAGAGGAGGGCAAAGACTTCATCCAGACATTCCCAGACAGCGCCACCTTCAGTGCCATCAACAGCATTGCACAGACCCTCCTAACAAGCATACAGAATCCCTGA